From Arachis stenosperma cultivar V10309 chromosome 2, arast.V10309.gnm1.PFL2, whole genome shotgun sequence, one genomic window encodes:
- the LOC130960303 gene encoding 40S ribosomal protein S8-like, with product MGISRDSMHKRRATGGKKKVWRKKRKYELGRQPANTKLSSNKTVRRIRVRGGNVKWRALRLDTGNYSWGSEAVTRKTRILDVVYNASNNELVRTQTLVKSAIVQVDAAPFKQWYLQHYGVDIGRKKKTAAAKKDAAEEGETPAEEAKKSNHVQRKIEKRQKDRKLDPHIEEQFGGGRLLACIASRPGQCGRADGYILEGKELEFYMKKIQKKKGKGAA from the exons ATGG GTATTTCCAGGGATTCTATGCACAAGAGGCGCGCCACTGGTGGCAAGAAGAAGGTttggaggaagaagagaaa GTATGAGCTTGGACGCCAGCCAGCCAACACTAAGTTATCGAGCAACAAGACGGTCAGGAGGATTCGTGTAAGAGGTGGCAATGTGAAGTGGAGGGCATTGAGGTTGGATACAGGAAACTATTCGTGGGGTAGTGAAGCTGTGACTCGCAAGACTCGTATTCTTGATGTTGTTTACAATGCCTCAAACAATGAGCTCGTGAGAACTCAGACCCTTGTCAAGAGTGCCATTGTTCAGGTGGATGCTGCTCCGTTCAAGCAGTGGTACCTTCAGCATTATGGTGTTGATATTGGCAGGAAGAAGAAAACAGCAGCTGCCAAGAAGGATGCTGCCGAG GAAGGTGAGACCCCCGCAGAGGAAGCCAAGAAAAGCAACCATGTTCAGAGAAAAATTGAGAAACGCCAGAAAGATCGTAAGCTTGATCCCCATATTGAAGAGCAGTTTGGTGGTGGGAGATTGCTGGCTTGCATTGCTTCTCGACCTGGGCAATGTGGCAGGGCTGATGG CTATATTTTGGAAGGTAAGGAGCTTGAGTTTTACATGAAGAAAATCcagaagaagaagggaaaggGTGCTGCCTAA